The Streptomyces sp. NBC_01276 genome contains the following window.
TTACGACTACACCGGCTACCCGGCGGGCGAACAGCAGGTCTACGCCGCCTACTCGGACCCGTACATCGGCACCGGCGGCGCGGTGACCCCGCCGGCCCCCGACAACTACCCCGACTACACGGCCTACACCGCCTACCCGGCGTACTCCGACCCCGCGCAGCAGTACTCCACGGACACCCCGCCCGGCGGGGTCTGGGTGCCGCAGCAGCGCGCCACGGACAACCAGCAGCCCTACCCGGAGCAGGACCCGCAGGGCTACCCGTACCAGAACAACGGCAACCCTCACGGCAACGGCGACCAGGGGCAGTACCGCTACTGACGCCGCGCTCCGGGGCTCACTGGGAGCCCCGGAACTCCGCCCCCTCCACGATCAGCCCGGCCACCAGGGCCCCGGTCATCCCGGCGTGCGCCAGCCCGCCGCCGGGGTGGGCCCAGCCGCCGGCCAGGTACAGCCCCGGCAGGGCCGTCGTGTTCGCCGGGTACAGCAGCCGCCCGCCGGCTCCGGCGAGGGCGGGCGGGGGCACCGAACCGCCGAGCGCGCCGGTGGCCGCCTCCACGTCCTTCGGGGTGCGCACCCGCATCCACAGCATCCGTGAGCGCAGCCCCGGCACGGCCCGCGCGGCGAGGTCCAGCAGCTCCTCGGGGTCCGGGACCGGCGCCCCGCCCGCGGGGCCGCACACGGCGGTCACCGTGACCGCCTCGTGGTCGGCGTCGGGCCGGGTGGCCGGGTCGTCCGGGCGCAGCACGGTCACGTCCAGCCCGGGGGAGTGCACCAGGGTGCGGTGCACGGCGTCGGCCGGGCGGGAGCCGCGCAGGGCCAGCAGCAGGGTCAGCCGCGCGGGCACCCCGTCCCCGCGGGCCGGAGCCCCGCCGTGCGGCCAGGACACGGACTTGGCCGGCAGCCGCCGCGGGTCGATCCCGCAGACGACGGAGTCGGCGGGCGCCTCGGTGCCGTCGCCCAGCAGCACCCCGGCCGCCCGGCCGCCCCGCGCCAGGACCTCACGCACCGGGGTGGCGAAGGCGAAGGTGACCTTCCGCTCCAGGCAGCGCTCGTACACCGCGGTGGCCAGCTCCCGCATGCCGCCCCGGACGTACCAGCTGCCGAAGGTCTGCTCCATGTACGGCAGCGCGGCCGCCGAGGCGGGAGCGGCGTCCGGGTCCAGCCCGTACGCCCGCACCCGGCCGGCCAGCAGCTCCCCGAGGTGGCCGCCCAGCTCGCGCGAGGCCACCTCCGCCAGCGAGGGCGGGCGGCGGCGCAGCAGGCCGCTCCCGCGGAGCGCCGGGTAGGGGTCGCGGCCCAGGACCTGCCAGTCGGGGCGCAGCGGCTCCTCCAGCAGGGGGCGCCGGGTGGCGTCCCAGGTGTCGCGGGCGCGCCCCAGGACCGCGTTCCAGCGCTCGCCCGCGCCCTTGCCGAAGGCCCCGTCGAGGGCGGCCGCGACCCCGCCGCGCGAGGCGCCCGGCAGGGTGACGGTGGTGTCGCCCAGGACGTGGCGGACGGCCGGGTCCAGCTGGACCATGTCGACCAGGTCCTCCAGGGGCCGCTTGCCGGTTTTCACGAACAGGTCGCGGTAGACGGCGGGCAGGTGCAGCAGCCCGGGGCCGGTGTCGAAGGAGAAGCCGTCCTGCTCGTACCGGCCCACCGATCCGCCGTAGGAGTCCCCCCGCTCGTACACCGTCACCTGGTGCCC
Protein-coding sequences here:
- a CDS encoding phytoene desaturase family protein, encoding MARIAVIGAGMGAMATAARLAVAGHQVTVYERGDSYGGSVGRYEQDGFSFDTGPGLLHLPAVYRDLFVKTGKRPLEDLVDMVQLDPAVRHVLGDTTVTLPGASRGGVAAALDGAFGKGAGERWNAVLGRARDTWDATRRPLLEEPLRPDWQVLGRDPYPALRGSGLLRRRPPSLAEVASRELGGHLGELLAGRVRAYGLDPDAAPASAAALPYMEQTFGSWYVRGGMRELATAVYERCLERKVTFAFATPVREVLARGGRAAGVLLGDGTEAPADSVVCGIDPRRLPAKSVSWPHGGAPARGDGVPARLTLLLALRGSRPADAVHRTLVHSPGLDVTVLRPDDPATRPDADHEAVTVTAVCGPAGGAPVPDPEELLDLAARAVPGLRSRMLWMRVRTPKDVEAATGALGGSVPPPALAGAGGRLLYPANTTALPGLYLAGGWAHPGGGLAHAGMTGALVAGLIVEGAEFRGSQ